CGAGGTTTTATTAGGGCGATTCGTTTTACTTCCGTCGCTCCGCACGTCGTCATGGGCCGCCCATAAACGTAACAAGTAAAAGTCGTATAAAGGTTAAATAGGGAAACTTTACCATTTAGCCGTACAAACAACGACCATTCAGTTTATGACAGTTCCGAAATTAGATCCCCGTTTACATGCAAACATCGCAAATTATTTACGGCCGAGGGTATGCTTATGTCGGACAAAAGTGAAATGTATTATAACGTTAACGCCTAACGTTGTCGCCGCTTGTAACGTGCCATAATAACTCACACCTTACGCAAAAGGATGGAAACATTAACATGTGGAAAAACAAAACTGGTTTGGAAGGGTTCTGTATGAAAACAGGAGAGGTCTTTTGCAACAAGTATGgtattttcattgaaaaattcataatatttgCGTCCGCATTGCTGCAGGAAAATAACAGGACCTCGGTTCTGGAATATTTTTCGCTCCTGATAATGAGCAATTCAAATACAAATCGTTAAACACCATTCTCAGGCATGTTtacgaatttaattatttctttcaaCGGAAGAATTGTATGTAATAAAACCGACAACAACAACAGTAATAACGTTCGTATTATCATTCAACACCTGCTGTAGGGCTCCGCCGTGCATCTAAAGCCAGCAATAAGAACCTCTAGCATGAATATTTTCCAAGAAGATTACTGAAGCTGCGACATCCCCCCTCTTTTTCACTATACAAAATTCGagtgttttcaaataaatttcctcgcTAACGTCCCGAAGATCTAGTCGGGGGTCCAGCTGTATCCGGTTCCTTCCAAACCAATCTTCAACCTCACGGctgaaataaaacttttgtCGAACTTGCAAATTGTcctaaaatcaaatcaaacatAGTTGTTTTCAAGAACACCTCTTGACCGCGAGGCGTCACCTCGATTAACACATTCACGTGAATAACgtcaattcaaaaaatcaatataaaacCACGCTTAGTCACCGCCTTTTCGCTAAACCTTCACAAACACCCAAATAGTACACAATGCTTGTTTTTGCTTTTACACTCTTATTGCTGTGTAGTAACCTCCAAGTGACTCTCGGTCATCCCCTAGACGAGGACGACGAGGACATTGGGGTGGAAGGGTTCGCAGTTAAGCCTAGTGAGGTGGATAATGTGGTGGCCAAAGCCTCAGCGATATCGTCGGAAGCATTGAAGAAGGCCATAAGTAGTGACAGTCCAGACACCAAGAAACATTACTACCtgtttaaaatcaaagaatTCTACGACTTTTTACCTCTATATCGCCAGAAGGACGATAGATATTTGCGACTGGAAATTGTGGATAAAGATGACACGGGGTTTGCTCAACATGAACATGTCGATGAGGAT
The DNA window shown above is from Euwallacea similis isolate ESF13 chromosome 2, ESF131.1, whole genome shotgun sequence and carries:
- the LOC136417453 gene encoding uncharacterized protein, with protein sequence MLVFAFTLLLLCSNLQVTLGHPLDEDDEDIGVEGFAVKPSEVDNVVAKASAISSEALKKAISSDSPDTKKHYYLFKIKEFYDFLPLYRQKDDRYLRLEIVDKDDTGFAQHEHVDEDADNEDHKTTSVNQRSLVKRNTDKSEFSDATLRDNINVLQTMFLRKRKRDVSATLSVPKHEW